Within the Beduinella massiliensis genome, the region TTTTTTCATCAGTCTTTTGCACGGCAACGTGCAAAAAAGCGCCGCTACGGCGCAATACATCGATTTTCTCGGGATCGATACGCTGCATGCCAGCCAGTTTGCCGTCTACGTCATCGTGCTCAGCCCGGAGGTCATGGACTCGACAAGCCTGGAGCAGCAAGCGCTCTATCGGATATCGATTCGGGATTTTGCGCGGACACAGGCCCAGCAGGCAGGCTACTTCTGCTATGCGGTGCAAATGGCCTCCGGCCAGATCGTGGTCACGGTCGGCATGCAGAATACAGAAAACGTCCCCCTTGCGGTCTTCACCCTGTGCAGCGAAGTATCCGCTTACGTCGACGCCAAGCTGTCGCTTTCGACCGCCATCGGCATCGGTGAACCGGTAGACGGCCTGCTGGAGATTGGCCGTTCGCACGACCAGGCGTTTGAGGCGCTGAATTACGCCTACGCCTACGAAAAGAATCCGATCATCTTTTACGCATCCACCCAACAGACCTCGCTGCAATACATCAACCCGCTCACCTACGAACGCCCGCTACTCAGCGCGGTCAAGTCGGGCAACAAGGAAGAAATCCGCCTCATCCTCGCACAGCTGCGCAGCCTCGTATGTACGGGCATGTACCCGCTCTCCTATACGAAGCACATCTTCTACGGCATCATGAACATCGCGCTTTTAGCCTCTCAGGAGCTGCCCGCCAGGGAGGACGGCGGACTGGACGTGCCCGCGCTCATGCAGCGCATCTTACAGTCCGAATCGTTCGACGAAATCTACGCGCTCGTGCTGGACGCCTACATACAGGTCGCCAATCGGTTTCAGCAGAGCAGCTTCGACAAGACGCGGCGAACCGCCGACGACATCCTCCGCTTCATCCATCAGAATTATTACAAGGACATCAGCCTGACCGACCTGTCCAACACCTTTCTTTATACGACCACGCATCTCAACAACGTACTCAAAGCCACCACACAGAAGACGTTTTACGACCTGCTCACGGAGGTGCGGATCGACAAGGCCAAGGAGCTGCTCGCCTCGACCCCCTATCAGGTCAGCGAGGTCGGGGAAAAGGTCGGGTATTTCAACGTGCAGAGCTTCATCCGCATGTTCAAGCGGGTAGTCGGGGTGACGCCCGGCAAATACAGGGAAAACCTGTCCAAATCTCCATAATCCCATAAAGCACGCGGGCGGCGCCCGGTATCCTTTCAAATGAGCGCATTTTACGGCACATACATCGGCATTAAAAAGCAGAACCGTCCTGCGTGAATCACAGAACGGTTCTCATCATTATGAATGTAGCGATGTAAAGGACCGCGCTCAGCCTCTAATGGCTCCTCCTCTTTTCACATAGTTCACCAACCACACGTCGCCGCGCGACGGAGGACGGTCTA harbors:
- a CDS encoding helix-turn-helix domain-containing protein; translated protein: MKKWNALMSRSNSYYFRMLIGFASICACVIVLACLSLGAFFFDMLHQVTINYNTELLGNSRALIDQMLEHVNGNVLQLSINQTALKYMNGQIPVDYDELTRLQSLLADMCMANDYTDSIYIVCPERDRVVSSYGFYAYQTFHDRTWQESADASERSVIWLGKHTILKDKLTRVTADVITLVCRVPFYGKESRGYVVYNIRESYIADLLGRTRPGLFGIMLLMDPCGSVVSASADPATSIDYQKALDVLKTQDLARLSETASLGRWTSMTTLQRSQINDWLFVTYTPFQDLMRGTLSIVVMVVAISIVLIALSSLIIRRFSGRLYQPVEELLHCAATPDDEPETAALDRYTEFSQIRSSMRGIIEDKNQLSEMLDSFKPTLTARFFISLLHGNVQKSAATAQYIDFLGIDTLHASQFAVYVIVLSPEVMDSTSLEQQALYRISIRDFARTQAQQAGYFCYAVQMASGQIVVTVGMQNTENVPLAVFTLCSEVSAYVDAKLSLSTAIGIGEPVDGLLEIGRSHDQAFEALNYAYAYEKNPIIFYASTQQTSLQYINPLTYERPLLSAVKSGNKEEIRLILAQLRSLVCTGMYPLSYTKHIFYGIMNIALLASQELPAREDGGLDVPALMQRILQSESFDEIYALVLDAYIQVANRFQQSSFDKTRRTADDILRFIHQNYYKDISLTDLSNTFLYTTTHLNNVLKATTQKTFYDLLTEVRIDKAKELLASTPYQVSEVGEKVGYFNVQSFIRMFKRVVGVTPGKYRENLSKSP